A window of Verrucomicrobiia bacterium contains these coding sequences:
- a CDS encoding M56 family metallopeptidase has protein sequence MNGWLEPVAGFLQRSSYPGLLIEVLIESVLLLAVVAAGCLFCRRATAGTKHRIWFTAIVCLGLLLCLSPAPHMLLKPLWSVSTGIDSGNQVSVSLSLAPLGKSGQAALPASSPETGSASDNSLARTADRPIAARFSASWFFILFFAWAGGAVLGLVSLLAGELQLGRLARKSKVLSNPDWGFVLHEARAMLGLRRAPRIMQSAENCIPLTWGALRPVVLLPAAATGWAIERRRVVLLHELAHVKRWDCLTQTVTRIVCALFWINPLVWVAARRMRIERERACDDFVLNRGCKPSDYAAQLLDIANTFRSVRCATGIAMARRGQLQGRIEAIIDVSRPRKPHPITAIVVLGLLGILTGCLAATSGTTAREAAENSTLREQQIARLESFAAVKEKQSERLAAIAGETISPDFQRFFEAAIKGDWRMVTNRYEFFKRHHPQYANGANSIPQLRTAYWSPVLEICLAYDHVVNCEPKYTKIFADGIINSIPPGSIYFGGTDPGRGVPTAFCKSQADGDPFFTVTQNALADGTYLEYLRAMYGSKLYIPTQDDSQKCFDEYLQDAKHRLEEHQLKPGEDVRVKNGAVQVSGQVAVMSINALIAKVIFDRNPTRYFFIEESFPLDWMYPHLEPHGLILRINRQPLAGLPEEIVARDHEYWRSLVAGMLGNWLEDNTSVDKVASFVDRIDVRRNFHGFRGDPEFVGNDYAKKWASKLRSSIGGVYAWRVAHSNNAAERQRMEAEADFAFREAFAICPDSPEVVFRYSDFLVKESRPKDALVIASAAARVAPESGQFKDLVARLKESARTR, from the coding sequence ATGAACGGATGGCTCGAGCCCGTTGCGGGATTTCTTCAGCGCTCTTCTTATCCTGGCCTGCTGATTGAAGTGCTCATCGAGAGTGTGCTGCTGCTGGCCGTCGTGGCTGCAGGTTGCCTGTTCTGCAGGCGCGCGACTGCCGGCACTAAACATCGCATTTGGTTCACGGCAATTGTTTGCCTGGGTTTGCTGCTTTGCCTCAGTCCGGCGCCACATATGTTGCTGAAACCACTTTGGTCTGTTTCGACAGGCATTGATTCAGGCAATCAAGTTTCTGTGTCGCTCAGCCTGGCGCCGCTGGGCAAAAGCGGGCAGGCCGCTTTGCCAGCATCCTCGCCGGAAACGGGTTCCGCTTCTGATAATTCATTGGCTCGGACCGCCGACCGACCCATCGCTGCGCGATTCAGCGCGTCATGGTTCTTCATTCTATTTTTCGCCTGGGCCGGTGGAGCTGTGCTGGGCCTGGTATCCCTATTAGCAGGGGAGCTTCAGCTCGGTCGATTGGCGCGAAAATCGAAGGTGTTGTCCAATCCTGATTGGGGTTTCGTCTTGCACGAAGCGCGCGCCATGCTGGGTTTGCGGCGGGCGCCACGAATCATGCAATCGGCAGAAAACTGCATTCCGTTGACGTGGGGGGCTTTGCGGCCCGTGGTGCTTTTGCCGGCGGCGGCCACGGGGTGGGCTATCGAGAGGCGGCGGGTGGTTTTGCTGCATGAATTAGCGCACGTGAAACGATGGGATTGCCTGACGCAAACGGTCACGCGGATTGTGTGCGCGCTGTTCTGGATCAATCCATTGGTTTGGGTTGCGGCCCGCCGAATGCGCATCGAACGCGAGCGGGCTTGCGATGATTTTGTCCTCAACCGCGGTTGCAAGCCTTCGGATTATGCCGCGCAACTGCTCGACATCGCCAACACTTTTCGTTCCGTGCGATGCGCAACCGGCATCGCCATGGCGCGCCGGGGGCAATTGCAAGGGCGCATAGAGGCGATCATAGATGTCTCGCGCCCGCGCAAGCCTCATCCCATAACTGCAATAGTCGTTCTGGGACTGCTTGGCATCCTGACGGGTTGCCTGGCCGCAACAAGCGGAACGACCGCGCGAGAAGCGGCGGAAAACTCGACGTTGCGCGAGCAGCAGATTGCGCGTCTTGAATCCTTCGCGGCGGTAAAGGAGAAGCAATCGGAACGCTTGGCCGCAATAGCGGGCGAAACCATTTCTCCGGACTTTCAGCGCTTTTTCGAGGCAGCCATCAAGGGGGATTGGCGGATGGTAACAAATCGTTACGAATTCTTCAAACGCCATCACCCTCAATATGCCAACGGCGCCAATTCCATCCCGCAACTTCGCACCGCTTATTGGTCGCCGGTTTTGGAGATTTGCCTCGCCTACGATCACGTCGTTAATTGCGAACCGAAATACACCAAGATATTCGCTGATGGCATCATCAACTCGATTCCTCCCGGCAGCATTTACTTTGGCGGCACGGACCCGGGGCGCGGGGTGCCGACGGCGTTTTGCAAGTCGCAGGCGGATGGCGACCCGTTTTTCACGGTAACACAGAACGCCCTGGCCGACGGCACGTATTTGGAGTACCTGCGCGCCATGTATGGGTCAAAGCTTTACATCCCCACGCAAGACGATTCGCAGAAATGCTTTGATGAATATCTCCAAGACGCCAAGCACCGGCTGGAGGAGCATCAGCTCAAACCGGGAGAAGACGTCAGGGTCAAGAATGGGGCAGTGCAGGTCTCCGGGCAGGTCGCCGTTATGAGTATTAATGCCTTAATTGCCAAGGTCATTTTCGACCGGAACCCCACCCGCTACTTTTTTATCGAGGAAAGCTTTCCACTGGACTGGATGTATCCGCATTTGGAGCCCCACGGACTGATCCTGAGAATCAACCGCCAGCCCTTGGCGGGGTTGCCGGAGGAGATCGTGGCCCGGGATCACGAGTATTGGCGCAGCCTGGTGGCCGGAATGCTCGGAAATTGGTTAGAGGACAACACGTCAGTGGACAAAGTAGCCTCATTTGTGGACCGCATTGATGTCCGCCGGAATTTCCATGGGTTCAGGGGCGACCCGGAGTTCGTCGGGAACGATTATGCCAAGAAATGGGCCTCGAAGCTGCGCAGTTCGATTGGCGGGGTCTATGCGTGGCGGGTCGCCCACTCAAATAACGCCGCAGAGCGACAGCGCATGGAGGCGGAGGCGGACTTTGCCTTTCGCGAGGCCTTCGCAATTTGTCCCGACAGCCCGGAAGTCGTGTTCCGCTATTCGGATTTCCTGGTTAAGGAGAGCCGTCCGAAGGATGCTTTAGTTATCGCAAGCGCGGCGGCAAGGGTGGCCCCGGAGAGCGGCCAGTTCAAAGACCTGGTTGCGAGATTGAAGGAATCGGCGCGAACGAGGTAG
- the feoB gene encoding ferrous iron transport protein B, translating to MSPGTPSAQGQPVLPVAATTASPAVEPSGGASNLHTGIAPSHAEPPTSRLSAKLPLFIVLTGNPNSGKTTLFNALTGLRAKVGNYAGVTVERKEGRLLGAPADLNARVLDLPGTYSLSPQSLDEQISRDVLLNRLPELPAPSLIVVVVDASNLQRNLYYATQVIELGYPTIIALNMVDVMESNGLLIDIEKLGAELGVPVLPIIASEGKGISDLKQRIISVIRQKPAARASALFCDLPQAIEKETSNLAALLGRLFPERRAQAGAEAMLILNNENALTSSGAHYPAAVQADVLAARARLDAAGVDWRGAAIEGRYTRISAIQRAVTTELSAPGQTFSDRLDRVLTHKVWGTIIFVAIMLVMFQSIFTFAQIPMNALQSAVNWLGGATSRLIPPGDLNSLLVEGIIAGVGAVIVFLPQILLLFLFIGFLEDTGYMARAAFLMDRLMSKVGLHGKSFIPMLSSFACAIPGIMATRTIESPKDRLVTILVSPLMSCSARLPVYTLLIAACIPDITVLGWLKLAGLTMLSMYLLGIVVALLMAWLFKKTLLKGETPLLIMELPPYKRPLARVVVRHMWDRSKLFVRRAGTVILGINILLWFLATYPHDPHITSQYAARRAAILLDARQQPGASAAIPSASAQLAALDTEEAGAKLRQSYAGHLGRLIEPLIAPLGFDWKMGIGIVSSFAAREVFVSTMSTVYNVGNYDRSESSMNSLAKTLKAQTRPDGSPLYTPLLAITLMVFYVFALQCVSTVAIVRRETNSWKWPLFQWLYMGVLAWGLAFVTYRLGHLFGWG from the coding sequence ATGAGTCCCGGAACTCCCAGCGCCCAGGGGCAGCCCGTTTTACCTGTGGCAGCGACCACTGCCTCGCCTGCAGTCGAGCCGTCAGGCGGGGCCTCGAACCTCCATACCGGCATCGCGCCCTCACACGCTGAGCCACCCACCTCTCGACTCTCGGCCAAGCTCCCGTTGTTCATCGTCTTAACCGGCAACCCAAACTCGGGCAAAACAACACTATTCAACGCGCTGACAGGTTTGCGCGCCAAAGTCGGCAACTACGCCGGAGTCACCGTCGAACGCAAGGAGGGGCGGCTGCTGGGCGCCCCTGCGGACTTGAACGCGCGCGTGCTCGATTTGCCCGGCACTTACAGTCTCAGTCCTCAATCGCTCGATGAACAAATCTCGCGCGATGTCCTGCTCAACCGTCTGCCCGAGCTGCCCGCTCCGAGCCTGATTGTTGTGGTAGTCGATGCATCGAATTTGCAGCGCAACCTTTATTACGCAACGCAAGTCATCGAGCTGGGCTATCCCACCATCATCGCCTTGAACATGGTCGATGTAATGGAAAGCAACGGCCTGCTCATCGACATCGAGAAGCTCGGCGCTGAGTTGGGCGTGCCGGTGCTTCCCATTATCGCCAGTGAAGGCAAAGGAATCAGCGACCTCAAACAGCGCATCATTTCGGTAATCCGCCAGAAGCCGGCGGCCCGGGCATCCGCCCTTTTTTGCGACCTGCCTCAAGCCATCGAAAAGGAAACATCGAACCTCGCCGCCCTATTGGGCCGCCTGTTCCCTGAACGGCGGGCGCAGGCAGGCGCCGAGGCCATGCTCATCCTGAACAATGAAAACGCGCTGACATCCAGCGGCGCGCATTACCCGGCCGCTGTGCAGGCCGATGTCCTGGCCGCTCGCGCCCGGCTCGATGCGGCCGGAGTGGATTGGCGCGGCGCAGCCATTGAAGGACGCTATACACGCATCTCGGCCATTCAGCGCGCTGTCACCACCGAGTTGTCGGCTCCCGGCCAGACCTTCAGCGACCGGCTCGACCGGGTGCTGACCCACAAGGTCTGGGGCACAATCATTTTCGTCGCCATCATGCTGGTGATGTTCCAGAGCATCTTCACCTTCGCGCAAATCCCCATGAACGCGCTGCAATCCGCCGTGAACTGGCTGGGTGGCGCCACCAGCCGGCTCATTCCGCCAGGGGACCTCAACAGCCTGCTGGTCGAGGGAATCATCGCCGGGGTAGGGGCGGTCATTGTGTTCCTGCCGCAAATCCTTTTGCTCTTCCTGTTCATTGGCTTTCTCGAAGACACCGGGTACATGGCGCGCGCGGCGTTTCTCATGGACCGCCTCATGAGCAAGGTGGGGTTGCACGGTAAAAGCTTTATTCCAATGCTCAGCTCCTTTGCGTGCGCTATCCCGGGCATCATGGCCACGCGCACCATCGAGAGTCCCAAAGACCGCCTCGTCACCATCCTGGTGTCGCCCTTGATGAGTTGCTCGGCGCGCCTGCCCGTTTACACGCTGCTCATTGCCGCTTGCATCCCCGACATTACCGTCCTTGGATGGCTCAAGCTGGCGGGCCTGACCATGCTCTCGATGTATCTCCTGGGCATTGTCGTCGCGCTGTTGATGGCCTGGCTATTCAAAAAGACCCTGCTCAAAGGCGAAACGCCGCTGTTGATTATGGAGTTGCCCCCCTATAAACGACCGCTGGCGCGCGTCGTGGTGCGGCACATGTGGGACCGCTCGAAGCTCTTTGTGCGCCGCGCCGGCACGGTCATTCTGGGCATCAACATTCTCCTGTGGTTCCTGGCCACTTACCCGCACGACCCCCATATTACCAGCCAATACGCCGCCCGCCGCGCCGCCATTCTACTGGATGCGCGCCAACAACCGGGCGCGTCAGCCGCCATTCCTTCCGCTTCTGCGCAACTGGCCGCCCTGGACACCGAAGAGGCCGGCGCAAAACTGCGGCAGAGTTATGCCGGCCATTTGGGACGGCTGATCGAACCGCTCATTGCCCCGCTCGGTTTTGACTGGAAAATGGGCATCGGCATTGTCTCCTCTTTCGCCGCGCGCGAAGTATTCGTCAGCACCATGTCCACAGTCTATAACGTGGGCAATTACGACCGCTCCGAGTCCAGCATGAACAGCCTGGCAAAGACACTCAAGGCCCAGACCCGCCCGGACGGTTCACCGCTCTACACGCCTCTGTTGGCGATTACCTTGATGGTCTTTTATGTCTTTGCGCTGCAATGCGTCAGCACCGTGGCCATTGTCCGGCGCGAAACCAATTCCTGGAAATGGCCCCTGTTCCAATGGCTGTATATGGGAGTGCTGGCTTGGGGCCTGGCCTTTGTCACCTACCGCCTGGGGCATTTATTTGGGTGGGGGTGA
- a CDS encoding FeoA family protein — protein sequence MPPVLQPLSSVPAGHSATVAEIKLPPARRPRLMEMGLLVGTKVELVRFAPLGDPIEIKVRGYNLTLRKHEAEQIFVQPTE from the coding sequence ATGCCGCCGGTTCTTCAGCCCTTGAGTTCTGTCCCTGCAGGCCACTCGGCAACCGTCGCCGAGATCAAGTTGCCGCCGGCCAGGCGTCCGCGCCTTATGGAAATGGGACTGCTCGTCGGAACGAAAGTCGAGCTGGTTCGATTTGCCCCGCTGGGCGACCCAATTGAAATCAAGGTTCGCGGTTACAATCTGACCCTGCGGAAGCACGAGGCCGAGCAGATATTCGTTCAACCCACCGAATAG
- a CDS encoding FeoA family protein yields the protein MKRQPRQNIFILEGQCAGPGVCPLSRVQAGMTVCIKRLSTTPEMSDRLREMGFCEDQQIKLVACESSFICQVCNARLGISKKLADSIFVQAVQGSFTEE from the coding sequence GTGAAAAGACAACCGCGTCAAAATATTTTCATTCTCGAGGGCCAATGCGCCGGGCCGGGCGTTTGCCCCCTGAGCCGGGTCCAGGCGGGCATGACAGTCTGCATCAAACGCCTTTCTACCACTCCAGAAATGAGCGACCGCCTCCGTGAAATGGGTTTTTGCGAGGACCAGCAAATCAAATTAGTTGCGTGCGAATCCAGCTTTATCTGCCAGGTCTGCAACGCGCGGCTTGGCATCAGCAAAAAGCTGGCTGACTCGATCTTTGTTCAGGCTGTGCAGGGCTCGTTCACCGAGGAGTAA
- a CDS encoding cupin domain-containing protein, protein MPESTLLSGKVHVQSLFTVHGRPGPEAPRLKRLFLSQGELAQFYDGTEGICYMAAVELQAGSARGNHFHRVKEEQIYLMQGELKLVVGDIESGARESITLKAGDLAVISPRVAHALHTLSPGWTIEFSTTRFDPSDIHRFDLC, encoded by the coding sequence ATGCCTGAATCCACGCTTTTGTCCGGCAAAGTCCATGTGCAGTCGCTTTTTACCGTTCATGGCCGGCCCGGGCCGGAAGCGCCCCGCCTGAAGCGCTTGTTTTTGTCCCAAGGCGAGTTGGCGCAGTTTTATGATGGAACCGAGGGCATCTGCTACATGGCGGCGGTCGAACTGCAAGCAGGCAGTGCGCGCGGGAATCATTTTCATCGAGTCAAAGAGGAGCAGATTTATCTCATGCAAGGCGAACTGAAGTTAGTTGTGGGCGATATCGAGTCCGGCGCGCGGGAATCCATCACGCTTAAGGCCGGAGACCTAGCTGTCATTTCGCCTCGAGTGGCACACGCCCTCCACACCCTCAGCCCTGGATGGACCATAGAATTCTCCACAACAAGGTTCGACCCTTCGGATATTCACCGATTTGACCTTTGCTGA
- a CDS encoding RNA-binding protein yields MSAKLFVGNLSFNITENDLQDAFAAHGTVLEANLMMDRATGRPRGFGFVTMSTPEEAQKAIDALHGKELGGRALTVNIARPREERPGGGGGGGRREFRGGGGGGGGGGRRERY; encoded by the coding sequence ATGAGTGCAAAATTGTTTGTTGGAAACCTTAGTTTCAACATTACGGAAAACGACCTGCAGGATGCCTTTGCGGCACACGGCACGGTCCTGGAAGCAAACCTGATGATGGATCGCGCCACGGGCCGGCCACGGGGTTTTGGCTTTGTCACTATGAGCACGCCCGAGGAAGCCCAGAAGGCCATCGACGCGTTGCACGGCAAAGAACTAGGCGGCCGAGCCTTGACGGTCAATATTGCCCGTCCTCGTGAAGAGCGCCCCGGCGGCGGCGGCGGCGGTGGCCGGCGTGAGTTTCGTGGCGGCGGCGGCGGTGGCGGTGGCGGTGGCCGGCGCGAACGCTACTGA
- a CDS encoding aldehyde dehydrogenase family protein, with amino-acid sequence MKTITSHQRSKAGAIKNQRASTTAGHGNGHSAARGNGHGIRAEVAAWLARPKHNLIGGRWAPSAAGKSFNTVNPADGSVLARVPDSEREDINRAVAAARRAFESGPWRKMTPSERGKLLWRIGDLILGHADELAELESLDNGKPCAVARVADVPLAADLFHYMAGWATKIEGNTIPISVPYAPGAQFHAFTLREPLGVVGQIIPWNFPLLMAAWKLGPALAAGNCVVLKPAEQTPLSALRLGELLLEAGLPSGVVNIVTGFGETAGAALAAHDDVDKVAFTGSTEVGKLIVRAAAGNLKKVTLELGGKSPNIVFKDAGDLEAAINGAANAIFFNHGQCCCAGSRLLVEREVFDDVVSGIAQRAKKIKLGSGLAPETEMGPLVSEEQLMRVTRYLHQGKQDGACFVTGGARVGEQGYFVQPTVVKDVNPKMSIVREEIFGPVVVAEPFTDAEELMPRANGTEYGLAAGVWTRDIAKAHRVAAALRAGTVWINCYNVFDAALPFGGYKQSGWGREMGHEVLEHYTETKAVVIGL; translated from the coding sequence ATGAAAACCATCACTTCTCATCAGCGATCGAAGGCCGGCGCCATTAAGAACCAGCGCGCCTCAACAACCGCCGGTCACGGCAACGGTCACAGCGCAGCGCGTGGAAATGGCCATGGAATCCGGGCGGAGGTGGCGGCCTGGCTGGCTCGCCCCAAACACAACCTTATCGGCGGGCGATGGGCGCCCAGCGCGGCTGGGAAGAGCTTCAACACAGTCAATCCAGCCGACGGTTCGGTGCTCGCCCGGGTGCCCGATAGCGAACGGGAGGACATCAACCGCGCTGTCGCGGCTGCCCGGCGCGCCTTCGAATCGGGGCCTTGGCGCAAAATGACCCCAAGCGAGCGGGGCAAATTGCTATGGCGCATTGGCGACCTGATTCTAGGACATGCGGACGAGCTGGCGGAATTGGAATCGCTCGATAACGGCAAACCGTGCGCGGTGGCGCGTGTCGCCGATGTCCCCCTCGCAGCCGATCTGTTCCACTACATGGCGGGATGGGCCACCAAGATTGAAGGCAATACCATCCCCATTAGCGTCCCCTACGCGCCGGGCGCGCAGTTTCATGCCTTCACGCTGCGCGAACCGCTCGGGGTCGTTGGCCAAATCATTCCGTGGAATTTCCCGCTCCTGATGGCGGCCTGGAAACTGGGCCCTGCCCTGGCGGCCGGCAACTGTGTCGTGCTCAAACCGGCTGAGCAAACCCCGCTTTCGGCATTGCGCCTGGGCGAATTGCTGCTTGAAGCCGGGCTTCCTTCGGGCGTCGTCAACATCGTTACCGGTTTTGGGGAAACCGCCGGAGCCGCCCTGGCAGCCCATGATGATGTGGATAAGGTCGCCTTCACCGGCTCGACCGAGGTCGGCAAGCTCATCGTGCGGGCGGCGGCTGGAAACCTGAAAAAGGTCACGCTGGAACTGGGAGGAAAGTCTCCCAATATAGTGTTTAAAGATGCCGGCGATCTTGAGGCAGCTATAAACGGGGCAGCCAACGCGATCTTTTTCAATCACGGCCAATGCTGTTGCGCCGGTTCCAGGTTATTGGTCGAACGCGAAGTTTTCGATGATGTGGTCTCCGGGATTGCGCAACGCGCCAAGAAGATCAAGCTGGGCTCGGGATTAGCGCCGGAAACCGAGATGGGGCCGCTGGTTTCGGAGGAACAACTGATGCGCGTCACCCGCTATCTGCACCAGGGCAAACAGGACGGCGCCTGCTTTGTCACCGGAGGGGCGCGGGTCGGCGAGCAGGGCTACTTCGTCCAGCCCACCGTGGTCAAAGACGTTAACCCAAAAATGAGCATCGTCCGGGAGGAAATCTTCGGGCCGGTCGTGGTGGCCGAGCCGTTTACGGATGCGGAGGAACTGATGCCGCGCGCCAACGGGACCGAATATGGTCTTGCGGCAGGTGTCTGGACCCGGGACATCGCCAAGGCCCATCGCGTTGCAGCAGCACTCCGAGCCGGCACGGTCTGGATTAATTGCTACAACGTCTTCGATGCCGCTCTGCCGTTCGGCGGATACAAACAATCCGGCTGGGGCCGCGAAATGGGCCACGAGGTCCTGGAACACTATACCGAGACCAAAGCAGTAGTGATTGGTTTGTAA
- a CDS encoding transporter substrate-binding domain-containing protein translates to MNNRPIAAPAASVKWLLALALCLAAPGCAPNPAARLVVGMELNYPPFEMIDPQGKPFGISVEMAGALGKFLGRDVRIENIPFDGLIPALKTGKIDLIISSMTETPERAESIDFSEPYLRTGLCLLVNKSALIRSIADADESGFHIAVKQGTTGQLYAQTHLKRAQVLVFDKEDACVLEVVQDKAQAFIYDQMSVFKHWRQHPDATRALLEPFQEEAWAIGLRKGDAALKTQVNRFLSEFRAHGGFEALGEKYLPGQKEEFKKLGIPFYF, encoded by the coding sequence ATGAACAACCGCCCAATCGCCGCACCGGCTGCTTCTGTGAAGTGGTTGCTGGCGCTGGCTCTTTGCCTTGCCGCCCCGGGCTGCGCTCCCAACCCTGCGGCACGACTTGTCGTCGGGATGGAACTCAACTATCCCCCATTTGAGATGATTGATCCGCAGGGCAAGCCCTTCGGAATCAGCGTCGAAATGGCCGGGGCGCTGGGCAAATTTCTGGGACGCGATGTGCGGATTGAAAACATCCCTTTTGACGGTTTGATTCCGGCGCTCAAGACCGGCAAGATCGATTTGATTATTTCTTCAATGACAGAGACTCCGGAGCGCGCGGAATCGATTGACTTTTCCGAGCCGTACTTGCGGACCGGGCTTTGCCTGCTGGTCAACAAGTCGGCCCTGATCCGCTCTATTGCCGACGCGGATGAATCCGGCTTTCATATCGCGGTGAAGCAGGGGACAACCGGCCAGCTCTATGCCCAAACCCATCTGAAGCGGGCGCAGGTGCTGGTGTTCGACAAGGAGGATGCCTGCGTGCTGGAGGTCGTTCAGGATAAAGCGCAGGCCTTCATTTATGACCAGATGTCTGTCTTCAAGCATTGGCGGCAGCATCCCGATGCCACCCGCGCCCTGCTCGAGCCCTTCCAGGAGGAGGCCTGGGCCATCGGTCTGCGCAAAGGAGACGCCGCTCTCAAGACCCAGGTGAACCGGTTCCTGTCCGAGTTTCGCGCTCACGGCGGCTTTGAGGCTCTGGGCGAGAAATATCTCCCCGGCCAAAAGGAAGAGTTCAAAAAACTGGGCATACCATTTTATTTCTGA
- a CDS encoding amino acid ABC transporter permease, whose translation MRRILFAPVSAADGSAPWSSRVIGLLLALLLVAFVFYFSFHQVAYQWNWGAVYKYRRTFLEGWLVTIAISLVSLGLSTIIGVVFALVRRSRFLPMRYFGQLYIELVRGTPLLVQILIFFYIVADAFRIENRYVAGVLILSFFSGAYISEVVRAGIESIGQSQVESAKAIGLTRAQTYGYIIFPQALRLTLPPLVGQFVSLIKDSSLLSIIAVNEFTQAARDVNSVTYSTLESYIPLALGYLVLTLPISLWTRALEKRLRFET comes from the coding sequence TTGAGGAGAATTCTCTTTGCACCAGTTAGCGCGGCCGACGGCTCGGCGCCGTGGTCTTCACGGGTTATTGGATTGCTGCTGGCGCTGTTGCTGGTGGCCTTTGTCTTTTACTTTTCGTTCCACCAGGTCGCCTACCAATGGAATTGGGGCGCCGTTTACAAGTACCGCCGCACGTTCCTGGAGGGGTGGTTGGTGACGATTGCCATCTCGCTGGTCTCCTTGGGCCTCAGCACCATTATTGGCGTGGTTTTCGCCCTGGTGCGCCGCTCCCGTTTCCTGCCCATGCGCTATTTCGGCCAGCTCTACATCGAACTGGTTCGAGGCACGCCGCTCCTGGTGCAAATTCTGATTTTTTTCTACATTGTGGCGGATGCCTTTCGCATCGAGAACCGGTATGTGGCGGGTGTGTTGATACTGTCCTTTTTCAGCGGGGCCTATATCAGCGAGGTGGTGCGGGCTGGAATCGAGAGCATCGGCCAATCCCAAGTCGAATCCGCGAAAGCCATCGGACTGACTCGCGCGCAAACGTATGGATACATCATTTTCCCCCAGGCGCTGCGCTTGACGCTGCCGCCGCTGGTTGGACAGTTCGTCTCGCTTATTAAGGATTCGTCGCTGCTCTCGATTATTGCTGTAAACGAATTCACTCAGGCCGCGCGCGATGTGAATTCGGTCACTTACAGCACCCTCGAATCCTACATCCCGCTGGCCTTGGGGTACCTGGTTTTGACCTTGCCGATTTCCCTCTGGACACGGGCCCTGGAAAAGAGACTCCGCTTTGAAACTTAG
- a CDS encoding amino acid ABC transporter ATP-binding protein, with translation MKLSIRNISKAFGPHRALDGVSLELSGVHSLVLVGPSGGGKTTLLRILAGLETPDAGEFTLNGERVRFDEESLLRHRRSVGVVFQAFNLFPHLTALENITLPLQKVHGYEAAEAIETARGLLRRFQLQAHEAKRPAALSGGQRQRVAIARAVAIKARVLLFDEPTSALDPEMTAEVLDMIRQLRAEGSDLVLVTHEMGFARVVADRVAFLADGRIVETGEGAALFDSPTTEQCRRFLATVLKY, from the coding sequence TTGAAACTTAGCATCCGCAATATCAGCAAAGCATTTGGACCCCACCGAGCATTGGATGGCGTGTCGCTCGAGTTGTCCGGGGTCCATAGCCTTGTCCTGGTGGGGCCATCGGGCGGCGGCAAAACGACCCTGTTGCGAATCCTGGCCGGTTTGGAAACACCCGATGCCGGGGAGTTCACATTGAACGGGGAGCGGGTGCGGTTCGATGAAGAGTCGCTGCTACGCCATCGCCGCAGTGTGGGTGTGGTTTTTCAGGCATTCAACCTCTTCCCGCACTTAACCGCATTGGAGAACATCACGCTGCCGCTCCAGAAGGTGCATGGCTACGAGGCGGCGGAGGCTATCGAGACCGCCCGGGGGCTGCTGCGGCGCTTCCAACTTCAAGCGCATGAGGCCAAGAGACCGGCCGCCCTCTCCGGGGGCCAACGCCAGCGGGTAGCCATTGCGCGGGCGGTGGCTATCAAGGCACGGGTGCTGCTCTTTGATGAGCCAACCTCGGCTTTGGACCCGGAGATGACCGCCGAGGTGCTCGATATGATACGGCAACTCCGCGCCGAAGGCTCCGACCTGGTGCTGGTCACTCATGAGATGGGCTTTGCGCGGGTGGTGGCGGACCGCGTCGCGTTCCTTGCCGACGGGCGCATTGTCGAGACGGGCGAAGGCGCGGCGCTGTTCGACTCCCCCACGACCGAGCAATGCCGGAGGTTCTTGGCAACGGTGCTGAAGTATTAG